A stretch of the Medicago truncatula cultivar Jemalong A17 chromosome 5, MtrunA17r5.0-ANR, whole genome shotgun sequence genome encodes the following:
- the LOC11410618 gene encoding dehydrodolichyl diphosphate synthase 2, giving the protein MFSLTLPMPLLLKTAITTNHVHRGITQIQTHSRYSSKLVTKRVTTVVAFQDRVDGETSVDGDFPEVEPLPKELQADLMPKHVAVIMDGNGRWAKMRGLPASAGHVAGIKSLRRMVMLCYSWGIKVLTVFAFSTDNWIRPKVEVEFLMSLFERTINSEIEALEREGIQISVIGDTSKLPKSLKSMIASAEESTKENPKFQLILAVSYSGKYDLVQACKSVAQKVQDGIIHLEDINENIIEKELETNCTEFPYPDLLIRTSGELRVSNFLLWQLAYTELFFNRKLWPDFGKDEFIEALTSFQNRQRRYGGRY; this is encoded by the exons ATGTTTTCCTTAACACTTCCCATGCCACTACTACTAAAGACAGCTATTACTACTAACCATGTTCATCGGGGGATCACTCAGATACAAACTCATTCTCGATATTCTTcaaagcttgttaccaaacgCGTCACTACTGTCGTGGCTTTTCAGGATCGGGTGGATGGGGAAACTTCTGTGGACGGAGATTTTCCAGAAGTGGAGCCATTGCCGAAGGAACTGCAAGCGGATCTGATGCCTAAGCATGTGGCGGTGATTATGGACGGGAATGGGAGGTGGGCAAAGATGAGGGGGTTACCGGCATCAGCGGGTCATGTAGCCGGTATAAAGTCGTTGAGAAGGATGGTGATGTTGTGTTATAGTTGGGGAATAAAGGTTCTAACTGTTTTTGCATTCTCAACCGATAATTGGATTCGACCTAAG GTGGAAGTTGAATTTTTGATGAGCCTCTTTGAAAGAACAATAAATTCTGAAATTGAAGCACTAGAGAG GGAAGGAATTCAAATATCTGTGATTGGAGATACATCAAAGCTCCCCAAGTCATTGAAAAGTATGATAGCTAGTGCTGAAGAGAGTACAAAGGAGAATCCCAAATTCCAACTTATTTTGGCAGTAAGCTATAGTGGAAAATATGATTTAGTCCAAGCATGCAAAAGTGTAGCCCAAAAAGTGCAAGATGGCATTATTCATTTGGAAGacataaatgaaaatattattgaaaaggAATTAGAAACTAATTGTACAGAATTTCCTTATCCAGATTTACTAATACGGACCAGTGGAGAACTTAGAGTTAGTAATTTCTTGTTATGGCAATTGGCATATACAGAACTTTTCTTTAATAGAAAACTTTGGCCTGATTTTGGGAAGGATGAGTTTATAGAGGCCTTAACTTCATTTCAAAATAGACAGAGACGTTATGGTGGACGATATTAA
- the LOC11407863 gene encoding dehydrodolichyl diphosphate synthase 2 isoform X1, giving the protein MLSLSPPITLITCPPKTTTNPTHASRSQSRRLPSQPMIIIKRGTTVAGSIPNADKAEGRASIDEDLLEVELTQTELRKEMIPKHVAVIMDGNGRWAKMRGLPLSEGHTAGMQSLKTMVKMCLRWEIKVLTIFMFSTDNWIRPKLEVEFLFSLLERIINSETEAIMREQIKISMIGDSSKLPKSLQRMISSVEESTKNHSKLQLIAAINYGGKYDVVQACKSVAKKVQDGSLHLEDIDENIIEKELETKCTEFPNPDLLIRTSGELRVSNFMLWQLAYAELFFNQKLWPDFGKDEFVEALSFFQKRQRRYGGRH; this is encoded by the exons ATGTTGTCGTTAAGTCCCCCTATTACACTAATAACTTGTCCACCAAAGACTACAACCAACCCTACCCATGCTTCTCGTTCCCAATCACGCCGGCTCCCCTCACAACCCATGATCATTATCAAACGTGGCACTACGGTTGCTGGTTCGATTCCAAATGCGGACAAGGCGGAAGGAAGAGCTTCCATAGACGAAGACTTGCTGGAAGTAGAGCTGACGCAGACAGAGTTGAGGAAGGAGATGATTCCGAAGCATGTGGCGGTGATTATGGACGGAAATGGGAGGTGGGCAAAGATGAGAGGGTTGCCGCTGTCGGAGGGACACACAGCCGGCATGCAGTCGCTGAAAACGATGGTGAAAATGTGTTTGAGATGGGAGATAAAGGTTCtcactattttcatgttttctaCTGATAATTGGATTCGCCCCAag TTAGAGGTTGAATTCTTGTTCAGCCTGCTTGAGAGAATAATAAACTCTGAAACTGAAGCAATCATGAG agaacaaattaaaatatctaTGATTGGAGATTCATCAAAGCTCCCCAAGTCACTCCAGAGAATGATAAGTAGTGTTGAAGAGAGCACCAAGAATCATTCAAAACTCCAACTTATTGCGGCAATTAACTATGGTGGGAAATATGATGTAGTCCAAGCATGTAAAAGTGTGGCCAAGAAAGTTCAAGATGGTTCTCTTCATTTAGAAGACATTGATGAAAACATTATTGAAAAGGAATTGGAAACTAAGTGCACTGAGTTTCCTAACCCGGATCTACTAATACGGACTAGTGGAGAACTTAGAGTTAGTAATTTCATGTTATGGCAATTGGCATATGCAGAACTTTTCTTTAATCAAAAACTTTGGCCAGATTTTGGAAAGGATGAATTTGTAGAGGCCTTAAGTTTCTTTCAAAAGAGACAAAGACGTTATGGTGGACGACATTAA
- the LOC11407863 gene encoding dehydrodolichyl diphosphate synthase 2 isoform X2, producing MLSLSPPITLITCPPKTTTNPTHASRSQSRRLPSQPMIIIKRGTTVAGSIPNADKAEGRASIDEDLLEVELTQTELRKEMIPKHVAVIMDGNGRWAKMRGLPLSEGHTAGMQSLKTMVKMCLRWEIKLEVEFLFSLLERIINSETEAIMREQIKISMIGDSSKLPKSLQRMISSVEESTKNHSKLQLIAAINYGGKYDVVQACKSVAKKVQDGSLHLEDIDENIIEKELETKCTEFPNPDLLIRTSGELRVSNFMLWQLAYAELFFNQKLWPDFGKDEFVEALSFFQKRQRRYGGRH from the exons ATGTTGTCGTTAAGTCCCCCTATTACACTAATAACTTGTCCACCAAAGACTACAACCAACCCTACCCATGCTTCTCGTTCCCAATCACGCCGGCTCCCCTCACAACCCATGATCATTATCAAACGTGGCACTACGGTTGCTGGTTCGATTCCAAATGCGGACAAGGCGGAAGGAAGAGCTTCCATAGACGAAGACTTGCTGGAAGTAGAGCTGACGCAGACAGAGTTGAGGAAGGAGATGATTCCGAAGCATGTGGCGGTGATTATGGACGGAAATGGGAGGTGGGCAAAGATGAGAGGGTTGCCGCTGTCGGAGGGACACACAGCCGGCATGCAGTCGCTGAAAACGATGGTGAAAATGTGTTTGAGATGGGAGATAAAG TTAGAGGTTGAATTCTTGTTCAGCCTGCTTGAGAGAATAATAAACTCTGAAACTGAAGCAATCATGAG agaacaaattaaaatatctaTGATTGGAGATTCATCAAAGCTCCCCAAGTCACTCCAGAGAATGATAAGTAGTGTTGAAGAGAGCACCAAGAATCATTCAAAACTCCAACTTATTGCGGCAATTAACTATGGTGGGAAATATGATGTAGTCCAAGCATGTAAAAGTGTGGCCAAGAAAGTTCAAGATGGTTCTCTTCATTTAGAAGACATTGATGAAAACATTATTGAAAAGGAATTGGAAACTAAGTGCACTGAGTTTCCTAACCCGGATCTACTAATACGGACTAGTGGAGAACTTAGAGTTAGTAATTTCATGTTATGGCAATTGGCATATGCAGAACTTTTCTTTAATCAAAAACTTTGGCCAGATTTTGGAAAGGATGAATTTGTAGAGGCCTTAAGTTTCTTTCAAAAGAGACAAAGACGTTATGGTGGACGACATTAA